TGCTCAAATTATTCAAAATGGCGCAGATGGAATCGCTGTTATTTCAGCTATTTCAAAGGCAGACAACCCTAAAATAGAAACAAAAACGTTAAAAAATATTGTATGTCAAGCTGGTACGAAAAAATAAATAAACAAACAGATTATATCCTACAAGAAATAAAAAAACATCCTTTCATTATTGAGTTGATGGACGGAACACTTTCTAAAGATATATTTAATTTTTATATCAATCAAGATGCTCAATACTTAGCTGTGTATAAGAAAATGTTGGCAGCTTTAGCCATCAAATGCTCAGATGAAACAGATACTCAGTTTTTCTTAAAAGCAGCCACAGAAACTATTCATGTTGAAAATGCTCTGCATCAGAATTTTTTGAAAGATTCAAAAGTTATCACTACTCCTTCGCCATCCTGTGAGTTTTACACTAGCTTTTTAGCCAGTAAAATTTATATGCAACCTACCGAAATAGGATTAGCAGCCGTTTTGCCTTGTTTTACTATCTACAAACAAATTGGTGATTATATTTTGGAACATCAAACTGGCAAAGCAAATAATCCTTATCAAGATTGGATAAATACGTATGGTGGAGAAGATTTTGCCAACTCTGTCCGTCAAGCCATAAAAATTACAGACAGATACGCACAAACAGTCTCTGAGAAAACGATTGAAGAGATGAATTTAGCCTTTGAAAAATCATCAAAACTAGAGTGGATGTTTTGGGATAGTGCTTATAACAAAGAATCTTGGAAAATATGAAACAAACCTATAAAAGCGTATTGACTATCGCAGGGAGCGATTCGGGTGGAGGTGCAGGAATTCAAGCAGATATTAAAAGTATAAGTGCTTGTGGTGCATATGCAGCGAGTGTAATTACAGCCACTACGGCTCAAAACACACAAGGTGTGTTTGATATTCATGCCATTCCTATTGCACACCTAGAAAAACAACTAGAAGCTGTTTTGGATGATATTCATTTTGGTGCAGTCAAAATAGGAATGCTACATTCTTGTGAAGTAATTCAAACTGTTGCAGTAAAATTATCAGAATACCATGTGAAAAATATCGTATTAGACCCTGTAATGGTGGCGACCTCGGGCGATAAGCTGATTACAGATAATGCCATAGACTGTTTAAAGGAATTTCTACCACAGGCAAGGCTTATTACTCCCAATATATCTGAAGCAGAACTATTGGTGAATCATTCTATAAATAGTAGTAATTTTGAAGCTTCAGCCCAAGAAATTGGACGAAGCTATAATACTTCTGTTCTACTAAAAGGAGGACATTTAGAGAGGGAAGAAGATATAATGCTAGACATTTTGTTCAATCGTGAAACAAATAGCATTCATAAAATTTATAATCCCAAAATAAATACAAAAAATACACATGGAACAGGTTGTAGTCTATCTTCAAGTATCGCTACCTTTTTATGTTTAGGCTTTGAATTAGACGTGGCAATTGAAAAAGGATGTAATTACGTGAATCAAGCCATTGAGAAAGGTAAAAACATGGACTTAGGTAAAGGTAATAGTCCAATCAAT
This Bernardetia sp. DNA region includes the following protein-coding sequences:
- the thiD gene encoding bifunctional hydroxymethylpyrimidine kinase/phosphomethylpyrimidine kinase — translated: MKQTYKSVLTIAGSDSGGGAGIQADIKSISACGAYAASVITATTAQNTQGVFDIHAIPIAHLEKQLEAVLDDIHFGAVKIGMLHSCEVIQTVAVKLSEYHVKNIVLDPVMVATSGDKLITDNAIDCLKEFLPQARLITPNISEAELLVNHSINSSNFEASAQEIGRSYNTSVLLKGGHLEREEDIMLDILFNRETNSIHKIYNPKINTKNTHGTGCSLSSSIATFLCLGFELDVAIEKGCNYVNQAIEKGKNMDLGKGNSPINHFGLK
- a CDS encoding TenA family protein, producing MSSWYEKINKQTDYILQEIKKHPFIIELMDGTLSKDIFNFYINQDAQYLAVYKKMLAALAIKCSDETDTQFFLKAATETIHVENALHQNFLKDSKVITTPSPSCEFYTSFLASKIYMQPTEIGLAAVLPCFTIYKQIGDYILEHQTGKANNPYQDWINTYGGEDFANSVRQAIKITDRYAQTVSEKTIEEMNLAFEKSSKLEWMFWDSAYNKESWKI